From Macaca fascicularis isolate 582-1 chromosome 14, T2T-MFA8v1.1, a single genomic window includes:
- the CTNND1 gene encoding catenin delta-1 isoform X10 encodes MDDSEVESTASILASVKEQEAQFEKLTRALEEERRHVSAQLERVRVSPQDANPLMANGTLTRRHQNGRFVGDADLERQKFSDLKLNGPQDHSHLLYSTIPRMQEPGQIVETYTEEDPEGAMSVVSVETSDDGTTRRTETTVKKVVKTVTTRTVQPVAMGPDGLPVDASSVSNNYIQTLGRDFRKNGNGGPGPYVGQAGTATLPRNFHYPPDGYSRHYEDGYPGGSDNYGSLSRVTRIEERYRPSMEGYRAPSRQDVYGPQPQVRVGGSSVDLHRFHPEPYGLEDDQRSMGYDDLDYGMMSDYGTARRTGTPSDPRRRLRSYEDMIGEEVPSDQYYWAPLAQHERGSLASLDSLRKGGPPPPNWRQPELPEVIAMLGFRLDAVKSNAAAYLQHLCYRNDKVKTDVRKLKGIPVLVGLLDHPKKEVHLGACGALKNISFGRDQDNKIAIKNCDGVPALVRLLRKARDMDLTEVITGTLWNLSSHDSIKMEIVDHALHALTDEVIIPHSGWEREPNEDCKPRHIEWESVLTNTAGCLRNVSSERSEARRKLRECDGLVDALIFIVQAEIGQKDSDSKLVENCVCLLRNLSYQVHREIPQAERYQEAAPNVANNTGPHAASCFGAKKGKGKKPIEDPANDTVDFPKRTSPARGYELLFQPEVVRIYISLLKESKTPAILEASAGAIQNLCAGRWTYGRYIRSALRQEKALSAIADLLTNEHERVVKAASGALRNLAVDARNKELIGKHAVPNLVKNLPGGQQNSSWNFSEDTVVSILNTINEVIAENLEAAKKLRETQGIEKLVLINKSGNRSEKEVRAAALVLQTIWGYKELRKPLEKEGWKKSDFQVNLNNASRSQSSHSYDDSTLPLIDRNQKSDKKPDREEIQMSNMGSNTKSLDNNYSTPNERGDHNRTLDRSGDLGDMEPLKGTTPLMKI; translated from the exons ATGGACGACTCAGAGGTGGAGTCGACCGCCAGCATCTTGGCCTCTGTGAAGGAACAAGAGGCCCAGTTTGAGAAGCTGACCCGGGCGCTGGAGGAGGAACGGCGCCACGTCTCGGCGCAGCTGGAACGCGTCCGGGTCTCACCACAAGATGCCAACCCACTCATGGCCAACGGCACACTCACCCGCCGGCATCAG AACGGCCGGTTTGTGGGCGATGCTGACCTTGAGAGACAGAAATTTTCAGATTTGAAACTCAACGGACCCCAG GATCACAGTCACCTTCTATATAGCACCATCCCGAGGATGCAGGAGCCAGGGCAGATTGTGGAGACCTACACGGAGGAGGATCCTGAGGGAGCCATGTCTGTAGTCTCTGTGGAGACCTCAGATGATGGGACCACTCGGCGCACAGAGACCACG GTCAAGAAAGTAGTGAAGACTGTGACAACACGGACAGTACAGCCAGTTGCTATGGGACCAGACGGGTTGCCTGTGGATGCTTCATCAGTTTCTAACAACTATATCCAGACTTTGGGTCGTGACTTCCGCAAGAATGGCAATGGGGGACCTGGTCCCTATGTGGGGCAAGCCGGCACTGCTACCCTTCCTAGGAACTTCCACTACCCTCCTGATGGTTATAGCCGCCACTATGAAGATGGTTATCCAGGTGGCAGTGATAACTATGGCAGTCTGTCCCGGGTGACCCGCATTGAGGAGCGGTATAGGCCCAGCATGGAAGGCTACCGGGCACCTAGTAGACAGGATGTGTATGGGCCCCAACCCCAGGTTCGGGTAGGTGGGAGCAGCGTGGATCTGCATCGCTTTCATCCAGAGCCTTATGGGCTAGAGGATGACCAGCGTAGTATGGGCTATGATGACCTGGATTATGGTATGATGTCTGATTATGGCACTGCCCGTCGGACTGGGACACCCTCTGACCCTCGTCGGCGCCTCAG GAGCTACGAAGACATGATTGGTGAGGAGGTGCCATCGGATCAATACTATTGGGCTCCTTTGGCCCAGCATGAGCGAGGAAGTTTAGCAAGCTTGGATAGCCTGCGCAAAGGAGGGCCCCCACCTCCTAATTGGAGACAGCCAGAGCTGCCAGAGGTGATCGCCATGCTTGGATTCCGCTTGGATGCTGTCAAGTCCAATGCAGCTGCATACCTGCAACACTTATGCTACCGCAATGACAAGGTGAAGACTGACGTGCGGAAGCTCAAGGGCATCCCAGTACTGGTGGGATTGTTAGACCATCCCAAAAAGGAAGTGCACCTTGGAGCCTGTGGAGCTCTCAAGAATATCTCTTTTGGACGTGACCAGGATAACAAGATTGCCATAAAAAACTGTGATGGTGTGCCTGCCCTTGTGCGATTGCTCCGAAAGGCTCGTGATATGGACCTTACTGAAGTCATTACCG GAACCCTGTGGAATCTTTCATCCCATGACTCAATCAAAATGGAGATTGTGGACCATGCACTGCATGCCTTGACAGATGAAGTGATCATTCCTCATTCTGGTTGGGAGCGGGAACCTAATGAAGACTGTAAGCCACGCCATATTGAGTGGGAATCGGTGCTCACCAACACAGCTGGCTGCCTTAG GAATGTAAGCTCAGAGAGGAGTGAAGCTCGCCGGAAACTTCGGGAATGTGATGGTTTAGTTGATGCCCTCATTTTCATTGTTCAGGCTGAGATTGGGCAGAAGGATTCAGACAGCAAG CTTGTAGAAAACTGTGTTTGCCTCCTTCGGAACTTATCATATCAAGTTCACCGGGAGATCCCACAGGCAGAGCGTTACCAAGAGGCAGCTCCCAATGTTGCCAACAATACTGGGCCACATGCTGCCAGTTGCTTTGGGGCCAAGAAGGGCAAAG GGAAAAAACCCATAGAGGATCCAGCAAATGACACAGTGGATTTCCCTAAAAGAACGAGTCCAGCTCGGG GCTATGAGCTCTTATTTCAGCCAGAGGTGGTTCGGATATACATCTCACTTCTTAAGGAGAGCAAGACTCCTGCCATCTTAGAAGCCTCAGCTGGAGCTATCCAGAATTTGTGTGCTGGGCGCTGGACG TATGGTCGATACATTCGCTCTGCTCTGCGTCAAGAGAAGGCTCTTTCTGCCATAGCTGACCTCCTGACTAATGAACATGAACGGGTGGTGAAAGCTGCGTCTGGAGCACTGAGAAACCTGGCTGTGGATGCTCGCAACAAAGAATTAATTG GTAAACATGCTGTTCCTAACTTGGTAAAGAATCTGCCAGGAGGACAGCAGAATTCCTCTTGGAATTTCTCTGAGGACACTGTAGTCTCTATTTTGAACACTATCAATGAGGTTATCGCCGAGAACTTGGAGGCTGCCAAAAAGCTTCGAGAGACACAGGGTATTGAGAAGCTGGTGTTGATCAACAAATCAGG GAACCGCTCAGAAAAAGAAGTTCGAGCAGCAGCACTTGTATTACAAACAATCTGGGGATATAAGGAACTGCGGAAGCCACTGGAGAAAGAAGGATGGAAGAAATCAGACTTTCAG GTGAATCTAAACAATGCTTCCCGAAGCCAGAGCAGTCATTCATACGATGATAGTACTCTCCCTCTCATTGACcggaaccaaaaatcag ATAAGAAACCTGATCGGGAAGAAATTCAGATGAGCAATATGGGATCAAACACAAAATCGCTAG ataaCAACTATTCCACACCAAATGAGAGAGGAGACCACAATAGAACACTGGATCGATCGGGGGATCTAGGCGACATGGAGCCATTGAAGGGAACAACACCCTTGATG AAGATTTAG
- the CTNND1 gene encoding catenin delta-1 isoform X3 — MDDSEVESTASILASVKEQEAQFEKLTRALEEERRHVSAQLERVRVSPQDANPLMANGTLTRRHQNGRFVGDADLERQKFSDLKLNGPQDHSHLLYSTIPRMQEPGQIVETYTEEDPEGAMSVVSVETSDDGTTRRTETTVKKVVKTVTTRTVQPVAMGPDGLPVDASSVSNNYIQTLGRDFRKNGNGGPGPYVGQAGTATLPRNFHYPPDGYSRHYEDGYPGGSDNYGSLSRVTRIEERYRPSMEGYRAPSRQDVYGPQPQVRVGGSSVDLHRFHPEPYGLEDDQRSMGYDDLDYGMMSDYGTARRTGTPSDPRRRLRSYEDMIGEEVPSDQYYWAPLAQHERGSLASLDSLRKGGPPPPNWRQPELPEVIAMLGFRLDAVKSNAAAYLQHLCYRNDKVKTDVRKLKGIPVLVGLLDHPKKEVHLGACGALKNISFGRDQDNKIAIKNCDGVPALVRLLRKARDMDLTEVITGTLWNLSSHDSIKMEIVDHALHALTDEVIIPHSGWEREPNEDCKPRHIEWESVLTNTAGCLRNVSSERSEARRKLRECDGLVDALIFIVQAEIGQKDSDSKLVENCVCLLRNLSYQVHREIPQAERYQEAAPNVANNTGPHAASCFGAKKGKGKKPIEDPANDTVDFPKRTSPARGYELLFQPEVVRIYISLLKESKTPAILEASAGAIQNLCAGRWTYGRYIRSALRQEKALSAIADLLTNEHERVVKAASGALRNLAVDARNKELIGKHAVPNLVKNLPGGQQNSSWNFSEDTVVSILNTINEVIAENLEAAKKLRETQGIEKLVLINKSGNRSEKEVRAAALVLQTIWGYKELRKPLEKEGWKKSDFQVNLNNASRSQSSHSYDDSTLPLIDRNQKSDKKPDREEIQMSNMGSNTKSLDNNYSTPNERGDHNRTLDRSGDLGDMEPLKGTTPLMQDEGQESLEEELDVLVLDDEGGQVSYPSMQKI, encoded by the exons ATGGACGACTCAGAGGTGGAGTCGACCGCCAGCATCTTGGCCTCTGTGAAGGAACAAGAGGCCCAGTTTGAGAAGCTGACCCGGGCGCTGGAGGAGGAACGGCGCCACGTCTCGGCGCAGCTGGAACGCGTCCGGGTCTCACCACAAGATGCCAACCCACTCATGGCCAACGGCACACTCACCCGCCGGCATCAG AACGGCCGGTTTGTGGGCGATGCTGACCTTGAGAGACAGAAATTTTCAGATTTGAAACTCAACGGACCCCAG GATCACAGTCACCTTCTATATAGCACCATCCCGAGGATGCAGGAGCCAGGGCAGATTGTGGAGACCTACACGGAGGAGGATCCTGAGGGAGCCATGTCTGTAGTCTCTGTGGAGACCTCAGATGATGGGACCACTCGGCGCACAGAGACCACG GTCAAGAAAGTAGTGAAGACTGTGACAACACGGACAGTACAGCCAGTTGCTATGGGACCAGACGGGTTGCCTGTGGATGCTTCATCAGTTTCTAACAACTATATCCAGACTTTGGGTCGTGACTTCCGCAAGAATGGCAATGGGGGACCTGGTCCCTATGTGGGGCAAGCCGGCACTGCTACCCTTCCTAGGAACTTCCACTACCCTCCTGATGGTTATAGCCGCCACTATGAAGATGGTTATCCAGGTGGCAGTGATAACTATGGCAGTCTGTCCCGGGTGACCCGCATTGAGGAGCGGTATAGGCCCAGCATGGAAGGCTACCGGGCACCTAGTAGACAGGATGTGTATGGGCCCCAACCCCAGGTTCGGGTAGGTGGGAGCAGCGTGGATCTGCATCGCTTTCATCCAGAGCCTTATGGGCTAGAGGATGACCAGCGTAGTATGGGCTATGATGACCTGGATTATGGTATGATGTCTGATTATGGCACTGCCCGTCGGACTGGGACACCCTCTGACCCTCGTCGGCGCCTCAG GAGCTACGAAGACATGATTGGTGAGGAGGTGCCATCGGATCAATACTATTGGGCTCCTTTGGCCCAGCATGAGCGAGGAAGTTTAGCAAGCTTGGATAGCCTGCGCAAAGGAGGGCCCCCACCTCCTAATTGGAGACAGCCAGAGCTGCCAGAGGTGATCGCCATGCTTGGATTCCGCTTGGATGCTGTCAAGTCCAATGCAGCTGCATACCTGCAACACTTATGCTACCGCAATGACAAGGTGAAGACTGACGTGCGGAAGCTCAAGGGCATCCCAGTACTGGTGGGATTGTTAGACCATCCCAAAAAGGAAGTGCACCTTGGAGCCTGTGGAGCTCTCAAGAATATCTCTTTTGGACGTGACCAGGATAACAAGATTGCCATAAAAAACTGTGATGGTGTGCCTGCCCTTGTGCGATTGCTCCGAAAGGCTCGTGATATGGACCTTACTGAAGTCATTACCG GAACCCTGTGGAATCTTTCATCCCATGACTCAATCAAAATGGAGATTGTGGACCATGCACTGCATGCCTTGACAGATGAAGTGATCATTCCTCATTCTGGTTGGGAGCGGGAACCTAATGAAGACTGTAAGCCACGCCATATTGAGTGGGAATCGGTGCTCACCAACACAGCTGGCTGCCTTAG GAATGTAAGCTCAGAGAGGAGTGAAGCTCGCCGGAAACTTCGGGAATGTGATGGTTTAGTTGATGCCCTCATTTTCATTGTTCAGGCTGAGATTGGGCAGAAGGATTCAGACAGCAAG CTTGTAGAAAACTGTGTTTGCCTCCTTCGGAACTTATCATATCAAGTTCACCGGGAGATCCCACAGGCAGAGCGTTACCAAGAGGCAGCTCCCAATGTTGCCAACAATACTGGGCCACATGCTGCCAGTTGCTTTGGGGCCAAGAAGGGCAAAG GGAAAAAACCCATAGAGGATCCAGCAAATGACACAGTGGATTTCCCTAAAAGAACGAGTCCAGCTCGGG GCTATGAGCTCTTATTTCAGCCAGAGGTGGTTCGGATATACATCTCACTTCTTAAGGAGAGCAAGACTCCTGCCATCTTAGAAGCCTCAGCTGGAGCTATCCAGAATTTGTGTGCTGGGCGCTGGACG TATGGTCGATACATTCGCTCTGCTCTGCGTCAAGAGAAGGCTCTTTCTGCCATAGCTGACCTCCTGACTAATGAACATGAACGGGTGGTGAAAGCTGCGTCTGGAGCACTGAGAAACCTGGCTGTGGATGCTCGCAACAAAGAATTAATTG GTAAACATGCTGTTCCTAACTTGGTAAAGAATCTGCCAGGAGGACAGCAGAATTCCTCTTGGAATTTCTCTGAGGACACTGTAGTCTCTATTTTGAACACTATCAATGAGGTTATCGCCGAGAACTTGGAGGCTGCCAAAAAGCTTCGAGAGACACAGGGTATTGAGAAGCTGGTGTTGATCAACAAATCAGG GAACCGCTCAGAAAAAGAAGTTCGAGCAGCAGCACTTGTATTACAAACAATCTGGGGATATAAGGAACTGCGGAAGCCACTGGAGAAAGAAGGATGGAAGAAATCAGACTTTCAG GTGAATCTAAACAATGCTTCCCGAAGCCAGAGCAGTCATTCATACGATGATAGTACTCTCCCTCTCATTGACcggaaccaaaaatcag ATAAGAAACCTGATCGGGAAGAAATTCAGATGAGCAATATGGGATCAAACACAAAATCGCTAG ataaCAACTATTCCACACCAAATGAGAGAGGAGACCACAATAGAACACTGGATCGATCGGGGGATCTAGGCGACATGGAGCCATTGAAGGGAACAACACCCTTGATG CAGGACGAGGGGCAGGAATCTCTGGAGGAAGAGTTGGATGTGTTGGTTTTGGATGATGAGGGGGGCCAAGTGTCTTACCCCTCCATG caGAAGATTTAG
- the CTNND1 gene encoding catenin delta-1 isoform X4: MDDSEVESTASILASVKEQEAQFEKLTRALEEERRHVSAQLERVRVSPQDANPLMANGTLTRRHQNGRFVGDADLERQKFSDLKLNGPQDHSHLLYSTIPRMQEPGQIVETYTEEDPEGAMSVVSVETSDDGTTRRTETTVKKVVKTVTTRTVQPVAMGPDGLPVDASSVSNNYIQTLGRDFRKNGNGGPGPYVGQAGTATLPRNFHYPPDGYSRHYEDGYPGGSDNYGSLSRVTRIEERYRPSMEGYRAPSRQDVYGPQPQVRVGGSSVDLHRFHPEPYGLEDDQRSMGYDDLDYGMMSDYGTARRTGTPSDPRRRLRSYEDMIGEEVPSDQYYWAPLAQHERGSLASLDSLRKGGPPPPNWRQPELPEVIAMLGFRLDAVKSNAAAYLQHLCYRNDKVKTDVRKLKGIPVLVGLLDHPKKEVHLGACGALKNISFGRDQDNKIAIKNCDGVPALVRLLRKARDMDLTEVITGTLWNLSSHDSIKMEIVDHALHALTDEVIIPHSGWEREPNEDCKPRHIEWESVLTNTAGCLRNVSSERSEARRKLRECDGLVDALIFIVQAEIGQKDSDSKLVENCVCLLRNLSYQVHREIPQAERYQEAAPNVANNTGPHAASCFGAKKGKGKKPIEDPANDTVDFPKRTSPARGYELLFQPEVVRIYISLLKESKTPAILEASAGAIQNLCAGRWTYGRYIRSALRQEKALSAIADLLTNEHERVVKAASGALRNLAVDARNKELIGKHAVPNLVKNLPGGQQNSSWNFSEDTVVSILNTINEVIAENLEAAKKLRETQGIEKLVLINKSGNRSEKEVRAAALVLQTIWGYKELRKPLEKEGWKKSDFQVNLNNASRSQSSHSYDDSTLPLIDRNQKSDKKPDREEIQMSNMGSNTKSLDNNYSTPNERGDHNRTLDRSGDLGDMEPLKGTTPLMQDEGQESLEEELDVLVLDDEGGQVSYPSMKI, from the exons ATGGACGACTCAGAGGTGGAGTCGACCGCCAGCATCTTGGCCTCTGTGAAGGAACAAGAGGCCCAGTTTGAGAAGCTGACCCGGGCGCTGGAGGAGGAACGGCGCCACGTCTCGGCGCAGCTGGAACGCGTCCGGGTCTCACCACAAGATGCCAACCCACTCATGGCCAACGGCACACTCACCCGCCGGCATCAG AACGGCCGGTTTGTGGGCGATGCTGACCTTGAGAGACAGAAATTTTCAGATTTGAAACTCAACGGACCCCAG GATCACAGTCACCTTCTATATAGCACCATCCCGAGGATGCAGGAGCCAGGGCAGATTGTGGAGACCTACACGGAGGAGGATCCTGAGGGAGCCATGTCTGTAGTCTCTGTGGAGACCTCAGATGATGGGACCACTCGGCGCACAGAGACCACG GTCAAGAAAGTAGTGAAGACTGTGACAACACGGACAGTACAGCCAGTTGCTATGGGACCAGACGGGTTGCCTGTGGATGCTTCATCAGTTTCTAACAACTATATCCAGACTTTGGGTCGTGACTTCCGCAAGAATGGCAATGGGGGACCTGGTCCCTATGTGGGGCAAGCCGGCACTGCTACCCTTCCTAGGAACTTCCACTACCCTCCTGATGGTTATAGCCGCCACTATGAAGATGGTTATCCAGGTGGCAGTGATAACTATGGCAGTCTGTCCCGGGTGACCCGCATTGAGGAGCGGTATAGGCCCAGCATGGAAGGCTACCGGGCACCTAGTAGACAGGATGTGTATGGGCCCCAACCCCAGGTTCGGGTAGGTGGGAGCAGCGTGGATCTGCATCGCTTTCATCCAGAGCCTTATGGGCTAGAGGATGACCAGCGTAGTATGGGCTATGATGACCTGGATTATGGTATGATGTCTGATTATGGCACTGCCCGTCGGACTGGGACACCCTCTGACCCTCGTCGGCGCCTCAG GAGCTACGAAGACATGATTGGTGAGGAGGTGCCATCGGATCAATACTATTGGGCTCCTTTGGCCCAGCATGAGCGAGGAAGTTTAGCAAGCTTGGATAGCCTGCGCAAAGGAGGGCCCCCACCTCCTAATTGGAGACAGCCAGAGCTGCCAGAGGTGATCGCCATGCTTGGATTCCGCTTGGATGCTGTCAAGTCCAATGCAGCTGCATACCTGCAACACTTATGCTACCGCAATGACAAGGTGAAGACTGACGTGCGGAAGCTCAAGGGCATCCCAGTACTGGTGGGATTGTTAGACCATCCCAAAAAGGAAGTGCACCTTGGAGCCTGTGGAGCTCTCAAGAATATCTCTTTTGGACGTGACCAGGATAACAAGATTGCCATAAAAAACTGTGATGGTGTGCCTGCCCTTGTGCGATTGCTCCGAAAGGCTCGTGATATGGACCTTACTGAAGTCATTACCG GAACCCTGTGGAATCTTTCATCCCATGACTCAATCAAAATGGAGATTGTGGACCATGCACTGCATGCCTTGACAGATGAAGTGATCATTCCTCATTCTGGTTGGGAGCGGGAACCTAATGAAGACTGTAAGCCACGCCATATTGAGTGGGAATCGGTGCTCACCAACACAGCTGGCTGCCTTAG GAATGTAAGCTCAGAGAGGAGTGAAGCTCGCCGGAAACTTCGGGAATGTGATGGTTTAGTTGATGCCCTCATTTTCATTGTTCAGGCTGAGATTGGGCAGAAGGATTCAGACAGCAAG CTTGTAGAAAACTGTGTTTGCCTCCTTCGGAACTTATCATATCAAGTTCACCGGGAGATCCCACAGGCAGAGCGTTACCAAGAGGCAGCTCCCAATGTTGCCAACAATACTGGGCCACATGCTGCCAGTTGCTTTGGGGCCAAGAAGGGCAAAG GGAAAAAACCCATAGAGGATCCAGCAAATGACACAGTGGATTTCCCTAAAAGAACGAGTCCAGCTCGGG GCTATGAGCTCTTATTTCAGCCAGAGGTGGTTCGGATATACATCTCACTTCTTAAGGAGAGCAAGACTCCTGCCATCTTAGAAGCCTCAGCTGGAGCTATCCAGAATTTGTGTGCTGGGCGCTGGACG TATGGTCGATACATTCGCTCTGCTCTGCGTCAAGAGAAGGCTCTTTCTGCCATAGCTGACCTCCTGACTAATGAACATGAACGGGTGGTGAAAGCTGCGTCTGGAGCACTGAGAAACCTGGCTGTGGATGCTCGCAACAAAGAATTAATTG GTAAACATGCTGTTCCTAACTTGGTAAAGAATCTGCCAGGAGGACAGCAGAATTCCTCTTGGAATTTCTCTGAGGACACTGTAGTCTCTATTTTGAACACTATCAATGAGGTTATCGCCGAGAACTTGGAGGCTGCCAAAAAGCTTCGAGAGACACAGGGTATTGAGAAGCTGGTGTTGATCAACAAATCAGG GAACCGCTCAGAAAAAGAAGTTCGAGCAGCAGCACTTGTATTACAAACAATCTGGGGATATAAGGAACTGCGGAAGCCACTGGAGAAAGAAGGATGGAAGAAATCAGACTTTCAG GTGAATCTAAACAATGCTTCCCGAAGCCAGAGCAGTCATTCATACGATGATAGTACTCTCCCTCTCATTGACcggaaccaaaaatcag ATAAGAAACCTGATCGGGAAGAAATTCAGATGAGCAATATGGGATCAAACACAAAATCGCTAG ataaCAACTATTCCACACCAAATGAGAGAGGAGACCACAATAGAACACTGGATCGATCGGGGGATCTAGGCGACATGGAGCCATTGAAGGGAACAACACCCTTGATG CAGGACGAGGGGCAGGAATCTCTGGAGGAAGAGTTGGATGTGTTGGTTTTGGATGATGAGGGGGGCCAAGTGTCTTACCCCTCCATG AAGATTTAG